A genome region from Acidobacteriota bacterium includes the following:
- the lptC gene encoding LPS export ABC transporter periplasmic protein LptC, producing MRRNLLKLGRIIPLLVVVSVVGAVCISYYRSTRTPGTRPVPQVESLPEEATDLIEGFSVSHSEQGKTTIEVTAKVQLGLRDSKSLLEQVKAKVFRTQEGQFDTITSLRCEVDNVSKDVVFLENVVVTLDTPDNGGGESIPAIVRAERMTYSRTRDRVTSEAAVSFERGRVSGSSQGLVYQPRSGVILLPSEVDVTVLPAHEGDHLLRIRADSLKFHKRSGRVALRSNVRVEKGPTELTADVMRAFFARPAWTLSRIQAQGQVRSRSLDPDVMIQVRADRLRYLFGDGPDGLDKIVAQGNAVARPLTARSLRELSARQITVSLPPRSQSVRQLTAVGDARVQFQAPGPSQAGTRTGTEESSQPPDRTTRRILTSPRVNAHFRPETGRLSRVDALGPSTLEEVPGGPGEEKRRLSARALSLFYGENSEQLERFTADREVRLEFSSASGTVRETRSHHLTALFDGKTDRLSEIRQTGDFHYREPGRQAWSESATHRVDSSLIRLEGRPKVTDSQGETEADVIEFHRDRHLLKAQGEVRSAYFGTGSGPAAHPAVFASAQFMEYRTREGIGRYRKNARLWQKDRILYAEDIRLNRLEGKLVATGGVTNLFHRPGEAESSPGTIVRSEKMTYEEGARKIVYEEGVATTTPEGRLQSDRLQVFLRQEKGQTSVDKALAEGNVRMAQPNRTASSQWAEYRGRERRVVLWGGSPQVVDYERGSTTGARLTIDIGGGSVAVEGNSQNRAVTTQRLSR from the coding sequence ATGCGACGTAATTTGCTCAAGCTCGGCCGCATCATTCCGCTACTGGTGGTGGTGAGCGTGGTCGGGGCTGTCTGCATCAGCTACTACCGGAGCACCCGAACTCCCGGAACCCGGCCTGTCCCGCAAGTGGAATCGCTTCCGGAAGAAGCCACCGACCTGATCGAAGGGTTCAGCGTCTCCCACTCGGAACAGGGAAAGACGACCATTGAAGTCACGGCCAAGGTCCAGCTGGGACTCCGGGACAGCAAGAGTCTTCTCGAGCAGGTGAAGGCCAAGGTCTTTCGCACGCAGGAAGGACAGTTTGACACCATTACCAGCTTGCGTTGCGAAGTGGACAATGTCAGCAAGGACGTGGTCTTTCTCGAGAATGTGGTCGTCACCCTGGATACCCCCGACAACGGCGGCGGCGAGTCGATACCCGCCATCGTGAGGGCGGAACGCATGACCTACTCGCGGACCCGGGATCGGGTAACGAGCGAGGCCGCCGTGAGCTTCGAACGGGGACGGGTGAGCGGAAGCAGCCAGGGACTGGTCTACCAGCCGCGCAGCGGCGTGATCCTATTGCCCTCCGAAGTGGACGTGACGGTGCTGCCAGCGCATGAAGGGGATCATCTCCTGCGGATCCGGGCCGACAGCTTGAAGTTCCACAAACGGAGCGGCAGGGTGGCGCTGCGCTCCAACGTTCGGGTGGAAAAGGGCCCCACCGAATTGACCGCGGACGTGATGCGGGCGTTTTTTGCCAGACCGGCCTGGACTTTGAGCCGTATCCAGGCCCAGGGCCAGGTTCGATCCAGGTCCCTGGATCCCGATGTCATGATCCAGGTTCGGGCCGACCGCCTCCGCTACCTCTTCGGGGATGGACCGGACGGCCTCGACAAGATCGTCGCCCAGGGGAATGCCGTGGCCCGTCCGTTGACCGCCCGGTCTCTCCGCGAGCTGTCCGCCCGGCAAATCACCGTGTCTCTTCCGCCCCGGTCCCAGTCCGTCAGGCAGCTAACGGCCGTTGGAGACGCCCGGGTCCAATTCCAGGCGCCGGGTCCTTCCCAGGCAGGGACCCGGACCGGAACCGAGGAGTCCTCCCAACCTCCCGATAGGACCACGCGGCGTATTCTGACTTCCCCCCGAGTAAACGCTCACTTCCGGCCTGAAACCGGCCGCCTCTCCCGGGTTGATGCTCTGGGACCCAGCACCCTGGAAGAGGTCCCCGGAGGACCCGGAGAGGAAAAGCGGAGGCTGTCGGCCCGCGCCCTGAGTCTGTTCTACGGAGAGAATTCGGAACAGCTGGAGCGTTTTACCGCCGACCGGGAGGTAAGACTGGAATTCTCCTCGGCCTCGGGAACTGTCCGGGAAACCAGGAGTCACCACCTGACGGCTCTTTTCGACGGAAAGACCGACCGGTTGTCGGAGATCCGGCAGACCGGAGACTTCCACTATCGGGAGCCAGGCAGGCAAGCCTGGTCGGAATCGGCCACCCACCGGGTCGATTCCTCTCTCATCAGGCTGGAGGGACGCCCCAAGGTGACCGATTCCCAGGGTGAGACCGAGGCCGATGTGATTGAATTCCATCGGGACCGGCATCTGCTCAAGGCGCAGGGCGAGGTTCGATCCGCCTATTTCGGCACCGGGTCCGGCCCCGCCGCCCATCCGGCAGTCTTTGCCTCGGCCCAGTTCATGGAGTATCGGACCCGGGAGGGAATCGGACGCTACCGGAAGAACGCCCGGCTCTGGCAGAAAGACAGGATCCTTTACGCTGAGGACATCCGGTTGAATCGCCTCGAGGGGAAGTTGGTTGCAACCGGTGGGGTAACCAACCTGTTCCACCGCCCGGGCGAGGCAGAATCCTCCCCCGGCACCATAGTCCGGTCCGAAAAGATGACCTACGAAGAGGGGGCCCGCAAGATCGTGTACGAAGAGGGGGTCGCGACCACCACGCCGGAGGGCAGGCTGCAGTCGGACCGACTTCAGGTTTTTCTCCGGCAGGAAAAGGGACAGACATCGGTGGACAAGGCCCTGGCAGAGGGAAACGTCAGAATGGCTCAGCCCAACCGCACCGCGTCCTCGCAATGGGCGGAATATCGCGGCCGCGAGCGCAGGGTGGTCCTATGGGGAGGGTCGCCCCAAGTCGTGGATTACGAGCGAGGTTCCACCACCGGGGCTCGATTGACAATCGATATTGGGGGTGGTAGCGTTGCCGTCGAGGGCAATTCCCAGAATCGTGCCGTCACGACGCAACGTCTGTCCAGATAG
- the recJ gene encoding single-stranded-DNA-specific exonuclease RecJ yields the protein MIWKIAQPDLARVRELAGALNISGILAALLLNRGLHATELAKKFLDPQFSHLHNPFLMCDLELAVNRIREAIDRRQKILIYGDYDVDGSTAVVILRKALEMLGAECSYHIPERLVEGYGMRIPILEKAAREGVQLVVTVDTGIKAYEAVDRARVLNLDCVITDHHLPENGLPKALAVVNPKRSDCPYPDKHLCGVGIAFKLVQALFMKTGNEKHLPAFLKVVAIGTIADVVPLIGENRVFAKLGLEGLQSPANPGLRSLIETAGLGGRSITSTDVGFRLAPRINAVGRMGGSREAVELFAASDEGEARRLAGEMNRLNRERQIIEEQILRAIERQIASDPDLVASPIKVIDGDNWHIGVLGIVASKIAERFQSPTLIISKIDRVGSGSGRAPEGFHLLQALESCRDLMDRFGGHAQAAGFQLPASKVSELRRRINRYAASAGGFKPGERQLNVDAEVCLSDLDDTVYRQTQRLSPFGKENPAPLFVARQLTLIAEPRILKGRHLKFRVEQDGKAMDAVAWNMADRLPSIQESGGVVSLAFELSENLYQGFRALQLVVRDIRTE from the coding sequence ATGATATGGAAGATCGCCCAACCGGACCTCGCCCGGGTCAGGGAGTTGGCCGGGGCCCTGAATATCTCGGGGATTCTGGCAGCGCTCCTGCTGAACCGCGGCCTCCACGCTACCGAACTCGCCAAAAAATTTCTGGACCCCCAGTTCAGCCATCTCCACAATCCCTTCCTCATGTGTGACCTGGAACTCGCCGTCAACCGAATCCGGGAGGCTATCGACCGGCGTCAGAAGATCCTGATCTACGGCGACTACGACGTTGACGGAAGCACCGCCGTGGTCATCCTCAGGAAGGCCCTGGAGATGTTGGGCGCCGAGTGCTCCTACCACATCCCTGAACGGTTGGTGGAGGGCTACGGCATGAGGATTCCGATCCTGGAGAAGGCCGCCCGCGAGGGAGTCCAACTGGTGGTAACCGTAGACACCGGCATCAAGGCTTACGAGGCCGTGGATCGTGCCCGAGTCCTCAATCTCGACTGCGTGATCACCGATCATCACCTGCCGGAAAACGGTCTGCCCAAAGCTCTGGCGGTAGTCAATCCCAAGCGTTCCGACTGTCCCTACCCGGACAAGCACCTTTGCGGGGTGGGGATCGCCTTCAAGCTGGTTCAGGCTCTGTTCATGAAGACCGGCAACGAAAAGCACCTCCCCGCTTTCCTCAAGGTGGTGGCCATCGGCACCATTGCCGACGTCGTTCCGCTCATTGGCGAAAACCGGGTCTTCGCCAAACTCGGACTGGAGGGGCTCCAATCCCCCGCCAATCCGGGGTTGAGATCCTTGATTGAAACCGCCGGACTGGGGGGACGGTCGATCACCAGCACCGACGTGGGCTTCCGATTGGCTCCGAGAATCAACGCCGTCGGACGCATGGGAGGCAGCAGGGAAGCTGTAGAGCTGTTTGCCGCCAGCGACGAGGGAGAAGCCAGGCGCCTTGCCGGCGAGATGAATCGGCTGAACCGGGAACGCCAGATCATCGAGGAGCAGATCCTGAGAGCGATCGAGCGCCAAATCGCTTCCGATCCGGATCTGGTGGCCTCCCCGATCAAGGTGATCGATGGCGACAATTGGCACATCGGGGTACTTGGAATCGTAGCCAGCAAGATCGCAGAGCGCTTCCAGAGCCCAACACTGATCATTTCCAAGATCGACCGGGTGGGTTCGGGTTCGGGTCGGGCTCCCGAGGGATTCCATTTGCTCCAGGCGCTGGAAAGCTGCCGGGACCTGATGGATCGGTTCGGAGGACACGCCCAGGCAGCCGGATTTCAGCTTCCCGCGTCCAAAGTGTCCGAACTGCGGCGGCGAATCAACCGATATGCCGCCTCGGCCGGCGGTTTCAAACCTGGCGAACGCCAACTCAACGTGGACGCTGAAGTTTGTTTGTCCGACCTGGACGATACGGTCTATCGCCAAACTCAACGCCTTTCCCCTTTCGGAAAGGAGAATCCGGCCCCCCTGTTCGTGGCGCGGCAACTGACCCTCATCGCCGAACCACGCATCCTCAAGGGCAGGCATCTCAAGTTTCGGGTGGAGCAGGATGGAAAGGCCATGGATGCCGTGGCATGGAACATGGCGGACCGGCTTCCATCCATTCAAGAGTCCGGCGGTGTGGTTTCGCTGGCGTTCGAGTTGTCCGAGAACCTTTACCAGGGATTCAGGGCTCTGCAATTGGTGGTTCGAGACATTCGGACCGAATAG
- the rapZ gene encoding RNase adapter RapZ, with translation MQAGSPFVIITGLSGSGKDTVLKAFEDMGYFCVDNLPLELIPKFAELCNQARAQIKRAAIVIDVREGDELARFPQLFESLKKTSLAITLVYLEATPGSLIRRYSETRRPHPLKGDEPIASALAEERRRLAPLRKLADQVIDTSPFNVHELRRFMVDKFQERDSTALLISLVSFGFKHGLPAEADLVFDVRFLPNPNFVPNLKPKNGNDPAVASYVQSFDQTRQFLQRLEDLFLFLIPNYAIEGKSYLTIAFGCTGGRHRSVAIANQIGGMLNLKGYTAKVLHRDLALS, from the coding sequence ATGCAAGCCGGAAGTCCCTTTGTCATCATCACGGGTCTGAGCGGATCCGGCAAAGATACGGTCCTGAAGGCCTTTGAGGACATGGGGTATTTCTGCGTCGACAATCTCCCCCTGGAGCTGATTCCCAAGTTCGCCGAGCTCTGCAACCAGGCCCGGGCGCAAATCAAGCGCGCCGCCATCGTGATCGACGTGCGCGAGGGCGACGAACTGGCCCGGTTCCCGCAGCTTTTCGAAAGCCTGAAGAAGACGTCCCTGGCCATCACCCTGGTCTATCTGGAGGCCACTCCCGGCTCCCTGATCCGTCGCTACAGCGAGACCCGCCGGCCGCATCCGCTCAAGGGAGACGAGCCCATTGCCTCCGCCCTGGCCGAAGAGCGACGCCGTTTGGCTCCCTTGAGGAAACTGGCCGACCAGGTCATCGACACCAGCCCTTTCAACGTTCACGAACTGAGGCGATTTATGGTCGACAAGTTCCAGGAGCGGGACTCGACGGCCCTCCTCATTTCACTGGTCAGCTTCGGGTTCAAGCACGGCCTGCCCGCCGAGGCCGACCTGGTCTTCGACGTCCGCTTTCTGCCCAATCCCAACTTCGTGCCCAATCTCAAGCCCAAGAACGGGAACGACCCGGCCGTGGCCTCTTACGTTCAATCATTCGATCAGACCCGGCAGTTTCTCCAACGCCTGGAGGACCTGTTCCTGTTCCTGATTCCCAACTACGCCATCGAGGGCAAGAGCTATCTGACCATCGCATTCGGCTGCACCGGAGGCCGGCACCGATCGGTCGCGATAGCCAACCAGATCGGCGGGATGCTGAACCTGAAGGGTTACACCGCCAAGGTGCTCCATCGCGATCTGGCGCTTTCCTGA
- a CDS encoding cation diffusion facilitator family transporter — translation MAHHHHHHRPGEGRTGRGSSPLRALRIALLLTTTYLVIEFLGGLYTGSLALIADAGHMLVDAAALGLSLFALWCAGRPATASKTYGYHRAEILAALLNGVALVVISLGILYEAYHRLLNPQEVKSGWMLLIASLGLGVNLASAYFLHGSQSASLNVRSAFLHVAGDALSSVGAIVAGLLMAYKQWYLADPLASIVVASLILYNAWRLVRDSVNILLEAAPVHIDLAAVQEELCRVEGVDSIHDLHVWTLTSGFHAMSCHAVLSGNRRTHQVLERLSAIVRDRFQIEHSTIQLEERSLEHEEMGTCHSGVR, via the coding sequence ATGGCCCATCATCATCACCACCACCGTCCAGGTGAAGGGCGAACCGGCCGGGGGTCTTCGCCTCTCAGGGCGCTACGCATCGCCCTTCTTCTCACCACCACCTATCTGGTGATCGAGTTTCTGGGTGGACTCTATACCGGAAGTCTGGCGCTTATCGCCGACGCTGGGCATATGCTGGTGGATGCGGCGGCTCTGGGCCTGAGCCTGTTCGCTCTCTGGTGCGCGGGCCGGCCGGCCACGGCCTCCAAGACCTATGGGTATCACCGGGCAGAGATTCTGGCGGCCCTGCTGAATGGAGTGGCCCTGGTGGTGATTTCCCTCGGGATCCTCTACGAGGCCTACCACCGGCTCTTGAATCCCCAGGAGGTCAAGAGCGGATGGATGCTGCTGATCGCTTCGTTGGGGTTGGGCGTCAACCTGGCGAGCGCCTACTTCCTGCATGGTTCCCAATCCGCCAGCTTGAACGTTCGCAGCGCCTTCCTGCATGTGGCCGGAGACGCCCTGAGCTCGGTGGGAGCCATTGTGGCAGGCCTGCTGATGGCCTACAAGCAGTGGTACCTTGCCGATCCCCTGGCCAGCATCGTGGTGGCCTCCCTCATCCTCTACAACGCCTGGCGATTGGTCAGGGACTCGGTCAACATCCTGCTGGAGGCGGCGCCCGTGCACATCGACCTGGCTGCCGTGCAGGAAGAGTTGTGCCGGGTCGAAGGCGTCGACTCGATCCACGATCTGCATGTCTGGACCCTCACATCGGGGTTTCACGCCATGAGCTGCCATGCGGTGCTGTCCGGCAACCGGAGAACCCACCAGGTCCTGGAGCGCCTCAGCGCCATCGTGCGGGATCGGTTTCAGATCGAGCACTCCACAATCCAGCTTGAGGAGCGGAGCCTCGAGCATGAGGAGATGGGGACCTGTCATTCCGGGGTCCGTTGA
- a CDS encoding TlpA disulfide reductase family protein, with protein MAGKHGRVTASRFLPGLAVASLVCLVLAACSGSRSPCLPGMVALDRPAPEFAVQDRDGQVHRLSDFKGKVVLINFWATWCPPCIEEMPSMESLRKEIDETQLKIMALSVDDSWEPIDTFLVKYSFGFGIYADFQEKIAKLYGTHMVPETYIVDKQGVILCKVTGDRDWMDPATIAFLKSLIAS; from the coding sequence ATGGCCGGCAAACACGGCAGGGTCACTGCAAGTCGTTTCCTCCCAGGCCTGGCGGTTGCAAGTCTGGTCTGTCTGGTGCTGGCGGCCTGTTCCGGCTCCCGCTCCCCCTGCCTCCCCGGGATGGTGGCTCTCGACCGGCCGGCGCCGGAGTTCGCCGTACAGGACCGGGACGGCCAGGTGCACCGGCTGAGTGACTTCAAGGGCAAGGTGGTGCTGATCAACTTCTGGGCCACCTGGTGTCCTCCCTGTATCGAGGAAATGCCCTCCATGGAGTCGCTCCGCAAGGAGATCGACGAGACCCAATTGAAGATCATGGCCCTCAGCGTGGACGATTCCTGGGAACCGATCGACACCTTTCTGGTGAAATATTCCTTTGGTTTCGGAATCTACGCGGACTTCCAGGAGAAAATCGCCAAACTCTACGGCACCCACATGGTTCCCGAGACCTATATCGTGGACAAGCAGGGCGTCATCCTGTGCAAGGTGACCGGGGACCGCGACTGGATGGACCCCGCCACCATCGCCTTCCTCAAGAGTCTGATCGCATCGTAG
- the rpoN gene encoding RNA polymerase factor sigma-54, translated as MAFLEQRLNLKPTQKQVLTPSLVQMVSVLALNKLELAEMISQELMENPVLEEATELTDSNEDGPTGEERASDPADKEIIEITDSQNGEPSDPFEHIDFGSFFDDYLDPGYRTQLSGEVAERPAFENFLAEPTNLCDHLQWQLSLSVAPEPVRNAAASIIGNLNRDGYLTADIEEISATGNHNAGEIAGALQLIQTFDPAGVGARDVQECLLIQLKHLPGNQSVAIEIVSNHLKRLQNKHYAEIARALNKPLEQVLSHIGVIKDLDPRPGQRYNKPETRVVEPDVFIVKGENGYSVSVNEDDLPQLRVSGRYRRVISRGGISKEGLEYVKERYSSALRFIRNVEQRKRTIIRVCESIVRRQTDFLDRGLDHLRPMMIKEVAEEVGVHPSTVSRAVADKYAQTPQGVYELRFFFSEGVQGPAGTLIPLTTARRRVKQLIQEEDPTRPLTDEQITRRLNGEGIMVTRRTVAKYREDLKILSTHQRRVRTNSLSRPKSAQANK; from the coding sequence ATGGCTTTCCTGGAGCAGCGGCTCAACCTCAAACCCACCCAAAAGCAGGTGCTGACCCCCAGCCTGGTTCAGATGGTCAGCGTCCTGGCCCTCAATAAACTCGAACTTGCGGAAATGATCTCCCAGGAACTGATGGAAAATCCGGTGCTGGAAGAAGCCACCGAGCTCACGGACTCGAACGAGGACGGTCCCACCGGGGAGGAGCGGGCATCCGACCCCGCCGACAAGGAGATCATCGAGATCACCGACTCCCAGAACGGAGAGCCCAGCGATCCCTTTGAACACATCGACTTTGGAAGCTTTTTCGACGACTACCTGGATCCCGGCTATCGCACCCAGTTATCGGGCGAGGTCGCCGAACGTCCTGCCTTTGAGAACTTTCTGGCAGAACCCACCAACCTCTGCGACCACCTGCAGTGGCAACTGAGCCTGTCGGTGGCCCCGGAGCCCGTCCGCAACGCGGCCGCCTCCATCATCGGCAACCTCAACCGGGACGGGTATCTGACGGCGGACATCGAAGAAATTTCCGCTACCGGCAATCATAACGCCGGGGAAATCGCCGGCGCCCTGCAGCTGATCCAGACCTTCGATCCGGCAGGCGTTGGAGCACGAGACGTGCAGGAATGCCTGCTGATACAGTTGAAGCATCTGCCCGGGAACCAGTCCGTCGCCATCGAGATCGTCAGCAATCACCTGAAGCGGCTGCAAAACAAGCATTACGCGGAAATTGCCAGAGCGCTGAACAAGCCGCTCGAGCAGGTTCTGTCCCATATAGGGGTCATCAAGGATCTCGACCCTCGGCCGGGTCAGCGCTACAACAAGCCGGAGACCCGGGTCGTCGAGCCGGACGTGTTCATCGTCAAGGGTGAGAACGGCTATTCGGTGAGTGTCAACGAGGACGACCTGCCGCAATTGCGCGTGTCCGGGCGCTACCGGAGAGTGATCAGCCGGGGCGGTATTTCCAAGGAAGGCCTGGAGTACGTGAAAGAGCGCTATTCCTCCGCTCTCCGCTTCATCAGGAACGTCGAACAGCGCAAGCGGACCATCATTCGCGTCTGCGAGTCCATCGTGCGGCGGCAAACCGACTTTCTGGACCGCGGCCTCGACCATCTGAGGCCCATGATGATCAAGGAGGTCGCCGAAGAAGTGGGCGTCCACCCCTCGACTGTCAGCCGGGCGGTGGCCGACAAGTACGCCCAAACCCCTCAGGGGGTCTACGAGCTGCGTTTTTTCTTTTCCGAGGGGGTTCAAGGACCTGCCGGGACTCTCATTCCGCTGACCACTGCTCGACGCAGAGTCAAGCAGCTCATTCAGGAAGAAGACCCGACCAGGCCGCTGACCGATGAGCAGATCACGCGGAGACTGAACGGCGAAGGTATCATGGTCACCCGGAGAACCGTGGCCAAGTACCGCGAAGACCTGAAGATCCTGAGCACTCATCAGCGCCGTGTCAGAACGAATTCGCTCTCGCGTCCCAAGTCGGCACAGGCCAATAAATGA
- the lptB gene encoding LPS export ABC transporter ATP-binding protein, which produces MQVLKAANLVKSYKGRRVVNDVTLRIRQGEVVGLLGPNGAGKTTTFYILVGLTSPDRGQVFLDGREITDLPMYLRARSGISYLPQEPSVFRKLSVDDNILAILETLPYTRAQRRKRLDDLIEELGLIHVRKNLGDALSGGERRRVEIARSLVISPSFILLDEPFAGIDPIAVLDIQRIVNRLRAKGIGVLITDHNVREILRVTDRAYIINDGKILQAGTPQELALNQEVKRLYLGENFRLE; this is translated from the coding sequence ATGCAAGTCTTGAAAGCGGCCAACCTGGTCAAGTCCTACAAGGGCAGACGGGTTGTGAACGACGTCACGCTCAGGATCCGTCAGGGAGAAGTGGTCGGGCTCCTTGGACCCAATGGAGCCGGAAAGACAACCACCTTCTACATCCTGGTGGGGCTCACGTCTCCCGACCGGGGGCAGGTATTCCTGGATGGCAGAGAGATTACCGATCTGCCCATGTACCTCCGGGCCAGGAGCGGTATCAGCTATCTGCCTCAGGAGCCTTCCGTCTTCCGCAAGCTGTCGGTTGACGACAACATCCTGGCCATCCTGGAGACGCTTCCCTACACCAGGGCTCAGAGGCGGAAACGGCTGGATGACCTGATTGAAGAGCTGGGACTGATCCATGTGCGCAAGAACCTCGGCGATGCGCTTTCGGGCGGGGAAAGGCGGCGGGTCGAGATCGCCCGTTCGCTGGTCATCTCTCCGTCGTTCATTCTTTTGGATGAGCCCTTCGCCGGAATCGATCCGATTGCGGTGCTGGACATTCAGCGCATCGTCAATCGGCTGCGCGCCAAGGGTATCGGGGTCCTGATTACCGACCACAACGTTCGGGAAATCCTCAGAGTGACGGATCGCGCCTACATCATCAATGACGGAAAGATCCTGCAGGCAGGGACTCCCCAGGAGTTGGCCTTGAATCAAGAGGTGAAGCGATTGTACCTGGGAGAAAACTTTCGCTTGGAATAA
- the raiA gene encoding ribosome-associated translation inhibitor RaiA, whose translation MQVAYTGRNIEVTPALRDFTEGHLRKIRKILGEAIHVHMTLTVQKHRQIAEIHLHSRSLDINGLEETNDMHASINAVLEKAERQALKHKGKKLTRKRHPASRPTTNSPSSNRPPSQAPRVIKSTSVAAKPMTVEEAVQEVNGGNGNFLVFRNAESEKVNVLYKRKDGNFGLIEP comes from the coding sequence ATGCAAGTGGCATATACGGGGCGAAACATTGAAGTCACTCCTGCGCTGCGGGATTTCACCGAGGGGCACCTCAGGAAGATCCGCAAGATTCTGGGTGAAGCCATCCACGTTCACATGACCCTGACGGTACAAAAGCACCGGCAAATCGCGGAGATCCATTTGCATTCCAGATCCCTGGACATCAACGGACTTGAAGAAACCAACGACATGCACGCCTCCATAAACGCCGTGCTGGAAAAGGCCGAACGCCAGGCCTTGAAGCACAAGGGAAAGAAACTCACCAGAAAGCGCCACCCCGCCTCCCGCCCGACCACCAACTCCCCGAGCTCGAACCGGCCCCCGTCGCAAGCCCCACGGGTCATCAAGTCAACCTCTGTCGCCGCCAAGCCCATGACCGTCGAGGAGGCCGTCCAGGAAGTCAACGGCGGCAACGGCAATTTCCTGGTTTTCCGAAACGCCGAGTCCGAGAAAGTCAACGTCCTCTACAAGCGCAAGGACGGCAACTTCGGGCTGATTGAACCCTAG
- the ribA gene encoding GTP cyclohydrolase II yields the protein MAVRRIASTVLPTAHGNFDLLGYEAGTGGVAKPYVVLYKGALTAASAPLVRIQSQCLTGDVFGSIRCDCGEQLRFAMQRIQAEGQGVIIYHPEEGRGIGLLNKLRAYELQDQGIDTVEANHRLGFDADQRDYSVCAEILKDLGISRVRLLSNNPGKLKALEDAGVRVPQRIPIEISPRGSTRKYLKTKKEKLGHWLNQV from the coding sequence ATGGCTGTGAGGAGAATCGCCAGTACCGTGCTGCCGACCGCCCACGGCAACTTCGACCTGCTCGGTTACGAGGCCGGCACGGGCGGGGTCGCCAAGCCCTACGTGGTCTTGTACAAGGGTGCCCTCACGGCAGCATCGGCGCCGCTGGTTCGCATCCAGTCCCAGTGCCTGACCGGTGACGTCTTCGGCTCGATCCGATGCGACTGCGGCGAGCAGCTCAGGTTTGCCATGCAGAGGATTCAGGCGGAAGGGCAGGGAGTGATCATCTACCATCCGGAGGAGGGGAGAGGGATCGGGCTGCTCAACAAGTTGCGTGCCTACGAGCTTCAGGACCAGGGAATCGATACCGTGGAAGCCAACCACAGGTTGGGGTTCGATGCCGATCAGCGCGACTATTCCGTCTGCGCCGAGATCCTCAAGGATCTGGGTATTTCCCGGGTGCGGCTGCTCTCCAACAATCCCGGCAAGCTGAAGGCGTTGGAGGATGCCGGAGTCCGGGTCCCGCAGAGGATTCCTATCGAGATATCTCCCCGAGGCTCTACCCGGAAATACCTCAAGACCAAGAAGGAGAAGCTGGGTCACTGGTTGAACCAGGTGTGA